The window CTACTGCCGTATTATTACCAACAGCAAGCGTGCTGGCAAATTGATCGCCAGACTTACGATCGGGCCCCATAACTTTTGTAACGCCTACCCATTCATCAGTATCATCCTGCTTAAACTGGTAGAGTGCTCCTTTACGTCCATCAGCACCGGGCGCGCCGACCCAAAGTTTATCATCGGCAATAGCCAATGATGATCCAAAGCCATAACGCGGTCCACTATCGAATGCTACAAGTCGTCCTGCAGAATTCCATTCATCATCCTCATATTCATAAATAAATACACCACCCGATCCAGAAGCATCGCGGGGCGCCCCTACAAAAACCTTGTCGCCATGCAGCTGCAAAGCAGATCCAAAGCGTGCATTATCAGCTACCTGATCGCTCTTTAGCATTCCTTCATTGTTCCAACTTCCTTCTTCATCTTTATGATATACATACACAGCACCACCATCTTCGGGGGCCGCTACAAACAGCTTTTGACCATCTACCGCCAATGCTGATCCAAAGCTAAAGCCTTGAGCAGTATCGGGATTAGCCAAATGAGCTTGCTGGCTCCAACTACCAGATCCATCCTTTTTAAATACATAAACTGCCCCACTCTCTTCATCTTCTGCGGGTGCGCCTACAAAAGCATGATCGTCAGTCACAGCAACACTGCTACCCAATCCACCTTTTTTACTGGTATCCGAAAGCGCCAGCTGGGCTACTTCATTCCACGCCCCGTCTCCGGATTTCTCGAACAAGTACGCTCCGCCACTTTCATCATTACGCGCTGGCGCTCCCACTAATACACGATTGCCGTTCACACTGATAGAAGCTCCAAAACTGTTACCAATTTTACCATCAGATGCAGAGAGTTCTAACTGCTGCGACCATTCATTCTGATTCTGCTTAAAAACATATACAAGGCCCGGCTGGTGGGGATTCGCCGGCTCACCGATAAGCACGGCGCCATCCGTAACTGCAACAGCGCGAGCAAATCCCATCAAGCTTTCAGCCTCACCATCACTGGTCGTTTGTGCCTGTATTGTGCTAAATGATGTTGAAAGAAAAAATGCTACAAAAAATATGAATATGCGTTTCATAGAACTCATAATTTAAGGGCTTCTATTAATTGCACAAGTAATTATTAAAATACGTGACGAGAAGCAAAAAGTGTACGTAAAAAAGCGTTAAATTGCTGACAGTATTTAACAGCCAATTATTACTTTATTAATCAATAATCTTTATCCTGAGAGAGTAATATTTTAACCATTTCTATCATTGGAAGGTCTGGGATTGTTCACATAGAACTCATGAAAAAAGAACTTTCCTCCAACTGTTATTTAACAGCTTTATAAAGCATCTATTATGCTCATACTTTTTTATTTGAGATAGACATACACATCATTTTACAATGACTGATAAACTAACGATCCGCCCAGAAAAAGAACGTGATATAAAACAAATAAATATTGTTATAGAATCAGCTTTTAAAAATCATCCTTATAGCAATCAAACAGAACACCTGTTGGTTTCAGACTTGCGAGATAACGATGCTCTTTCAATTTCTTTAGTAGCTGTAACTAATCAAATAATTGTAGGCCACATTGCCTTTTCAGAGATCTCAATTAATAGAGACCATCAAAACTGGTATGGTCTTGCTCCTGTGTCAGTAACTCCTGACTACCAAAACCAAGGCATTGGGTCAGCATTAATCACAGAAGGACTCGACCAATTAAAATCCCTTGGTGCTAATGGATGTGTATTAGTAGGTGAACCGAACTTTTATAAGCAATTTGGATTTCACCATCATGATAAGCTATTCTGTGATGGAATCCCCAAGAAATATTTTCTCGTAAAATCTTTCAACCATCACCCTCCTTCGGGAGAAATTACCTACCACCGTACCTTTTCCACATACAACTAACTCTTGGTCAGTGGAATTTTTATTAGTCAAATCCTATCTATAGTTCTTCGATCAGGATTTACCAAGAACAAACGTTACTTTTGCATTCACTCGATATTTTTCAATGCTATTATTTGTAACAATGGCCTGAATATTTTCGCAATTTATATTCTTGATGTTTTGCACTGTTTCAGAAGCTTGCTTAACTGCATTCTCAACAGCCTGCTCAATGGTATCTCCCTCGGCAATAACTTCAATTACTTTGGCTAATGACATGATAACTCCCTCTTTGGATTAATAATAACAGTTTTTTTAGCACGAAAGCTTTTCAAATGATAACTCTCAATATCTACAACTTTTGAACGCATTTGCCTGTTTCTACTGTAGGTTATTTATTGCAAAACGTGTAAGCCGCAAAGGCGGTTATCCAAAAACAGCATACCCTATACATAAAAAATATCGTAACAAGCCATAGGTATTAAAACGGCAAAAATTCACAAAGCTACAACACTTATTTTAGTTATATCAAAGTATTTAAATTAGCTACATTACCAGTTTCTAAACTGGTGTAACCAATTTTATCAATTATGGAACTGATTCCTCACTGGGCTCCAAACCTGCACCCCATTATCGTTCACTTTCCAATTGCTATTATCCTATTAGCCGTGTTGATGGATTTTCTCAACTTCTTTCTGCCAGACAACTGGTGGGATGACATAAAATCAACAATCCTGTATAGCATTGGAGCCCTTTCAGGAATTGCCGCTTACTACACTGGAACATGGGCCGCTGATAGTATCTTTGTCCCCACCGGAGCCCAATCCGTCCTAAACGAACATTCAGATTGGGCGGTATGGACCGTGTGGTTTTTTGGGATATACGTGATGTTGAGAATTGCCCTGCACTGGTACCAAAAGATGGACCCTCGACCTATTCGCATTGCGTTATTTGTACTTGCCTTGCCGGGAGTGTTCTTGCTCTACGAAACCGGTGATCATGGTGCTGAGATGGTCTTCGGTTACGGCGCCGGAACCGGACAGCTTTTGCAACAACAAAACATTGACTCCATGACAACGGATAGCTTACAAGAAAATGAATCTACATTTACTGTCCATGATAATGGGGATTGGACCTGGGAGATTGGTCCTAATGGCGTTAGTACCCTGCTCACAGAATTTGAGTGGTTAGAAGGTGGGATTCAGGCTCTTCGTCCCACGATACGAAGCAATAATAAAAATCATGTGCTACAGCTAAATCCTAATTCTTCCCCTAACTTCTATATCAGCAAGGAAACGTATCAAAATGTACAAGTCGATTATTATGTAGATATGTCGAATTTCGAGGGCGATATATCGTTGGTTAACCACGTACAGGATGCCAAAAATTATGATTTTGTGATGCTGTCATCCGACGGCATGATATCCCAGGGAAGAGTCCGTAATGGAGAGCGCGAGATATTCGAAGAGAGTAAATACTCCGCCTCGGGGATAATGTTCATTCGCACAGTTGCCAACGGAACTCATTTTAGGGGATATATCAACAAAGAAATGGTTGTGCATGGACATGGAGATGCACCCCAAGCCGGAAAGATAGGCGTACGCCTCAACGGCAGCGGATCCATTATTATTGATAAGATATCCCTAACGCAACTGTAGCAAAAACTGATCAGAAGCAGGAAGTGTTTGGAATACCTACCGTGTTCAACAAGATATCTTAAGTATGGGCTTCGGAATAGGTAAATTCCGGGTCACCAAACTTTTTGAGTGTCCGATAATGGGAGGCCACTGCTTCAAAAAAGGTATCGTGCTGGTTATAGGGGATATCAAACTCTTTAGCCGTTTTTTCAACAATATGGCTAATGGCCGGATAGTGCACGCTACATATTCTGGGGAAAAGATGGTGCTCAATTTGGAAATTCAGTCCACCAACAAACCAGCATAATGCCTTGTTATCACGCGCAAAATTATTGGTCGTCACCATTTCGTGAATCATCCAGTGTTCATCAATCATATTATCTTCGTCCGGGAGCGGATGATCCGTTCCCTCGACAACATGCGCGAGTTGAAAAACAATGCCAACAGTCAAGCCAGCCGTCAGGTGAAGCGTTGTAAATCCAATCAACAAATGAACCCACGAGATATCAAGTAAAAGCAACGGCAGCACCAGCATATAGGTATAATAAAGAGCCTTGGTAACAAACAGGATAATCCACTCGCTCATGGGATGCGTTTTGTTCTCGTACGGGCCAATGTTATCCTTTGCAAAATGCTTGTAATCTTTAATAAACACCCAGAAAAATGTGGAAAGGCTGTACGCAAAAAAGGCCAAAATATGTTGTATGCGGTGGATTGATTTATACTCTGAATGGGGTGAGAGGCGAATAAACTCGGCCACCTCCAAGTCCTCGTCGTGTTCGTGAATATTGGTATAGGTGTGATGGATTATGTTGTGTGTTATCTTCCAGATGTAGCCATTTGCTCCAACCAGGTCAAACGTATATCCCAATGCGCGATTAATATGCTTATTGGAAGAGTAAGCTCCATGCAAGGCATCATGTGATACAGAAAAACCAATACCCGCCATGCCAATGCCCATTACAAAGGTCAAAAACCACATAGCTCCGAGAGAAAATGAACCCGACATAATTAACGCATATGGTCCAAAATAAAGCGTTAACATTATAATGGTTTTAATAACCATCTGGGTGTTAGCATGTTTTGAGAGATTACGCTCCTCAAAATATTGATTAACCCGCTGCTTTACCGTTTGACTGAATTCCCTGCTGGTACTGTTATTAAACGTTACTCGTTCTACCTCTGCCATCTACAATAACTCCTTTATGTAAAACTCCACATTAAACCTTCTGTGAAAGTATTACCTTATTTTTGATTGCCCTACCTATTTATTGCCATTATGATGTATAGCTTAGCTCACAAAACCAAAAAATGATTTTACTCGATTGGAAAATGAACATCCCAGTTCCATAAACTATGTGATCAGACGGTGGCATCAGCATAGGCAAGGTAAAGGTGCCAAATACTTGCAAGCTTGTGATCCGCAAGCCGTTGTGTTTATCGAAGAGCATCCAGACCGCTCCGAGGCTTGCCAGCGTGAATATAAAATCAAGAGTTAGGAAAGTTAAGGTTAAGTAACGCTCAAAAACTTTTAAGCAATCCTGACCATGCAATTGAGGGTTTAACTGGACTTTTAGATGCAAGAAAATTTGGACTAAACCGCGCATTAAACGGACACCCCTCCTATCTATAGTTTAACTGTGTCTAAAATAGTGTGAGTACTTAAAAAATACTTTCTATTATTAAAAGCAAAAGGCTCAATCTGATAATTGAGCCTTTTGTCTCATATAATTAATTATAGATGATTCTTAGCCACCCTCCTCAGAATTACCTTCATCGGTATTCTGTTTATCCTCCTTAGGTTCTTGGTCTGTACTATCAGGAGCAGGCTTGTTGGTAGTGAGCTCTTCAAGTTTAGAACGAGCATTTTTAAGATTCATCTTTTCCTTTTTTAACATCTGCTCCAGTTCAGAAAGCCGTTGTTTGGCTTTTTCTATCTGTTGCTTTTTCTGGCGTTTTTCCTCTTCGGTTAATTGCTCTGCCTCCAGGCGTTCTTCAGCTTGTTCTATTTGTTCTTCGGCTTGCTTTGTTGCTACTTCTGCGGAATCAACGTTCTGATCTAATCGTTCAATATCATTCTTAAGCTGCTTGGCAGCTGCTGCCCGTGCTTGTCCGAACTCACGCCCCGACATATCACCCTTGTCTTTTCCGAAGGCCTTCCCTTGGCCTTTATTTGTCTTTTGGCCTTCGGTTTTTCGGTTGTTGCCTTGGTTTTTCTTTTTTCCCTTGGCTCCCTGAGCTAACGAATCCGCTTTCCCTTGTTGAGCTTTTAGGCTGTCAGGACGTTCTTGTTTCTGCTCTGCTTTTTCTGATTTACCCTTGTTTCCTTTGTTATTGTTTTGGGCCATGCTAACACTTGCCGCCAAAAACAGTAGCATAACTGTAACGATGGATAGTTGGAATAGTCGTTTCATAATAAATGTTGTAATGTCATTTTCCGATTAATTATCAAGACTCTCTAAAGTCTCCTGCAAATCATTCATTTTTTTCTCAACCGAATCACTCGCGGTTGAAAGTTCATTCGACAGTGAATCCGTTTCCCTAACCAACTGGGTTTCAACATTGTTGTTTGCCCCTTGTTGTTGATCAGGATTTCCGCATGCCGTAATAAGAAGAACAGATAGGAGGATCCCCCCCAATTTAATATTGATCATAATACCCCAAATTTAATTATTGATTGTATTGGTTAAATGTAAAAATCTATTCATTGTTCCAATATTTTTAGCAGTCAAGTATATCCAATTGGAATTCGGAAAAGGCAATAACACGAAAAGGTAACATGAAGTCAGATCTCAGAATCCTCTATTTCTTGGTATAAGAATAATGATAACGGGCTGTGTAAGCAGCCTTTCATTATTTCTAACCAAGGAGGTTTATTATGAACTTACGTGATTTTAGTTTCCCGGTATCACATCAAAAATGTAGCGGTAGACGATTACAACTCTAATCTCGTGGTTGATGGTACCTACAAAGTTTTTCTAAACGAGCTCATCACTATGTGGGATGAATCTGATTCTGTACTAAGAGAAAACTTAATAAAAACAATAACCCAGTCAGTTAGTTTTCATGTAGATGATGATACTGAAGATATTGAGATCAACTATTTAGCAGATAAATAGCTAAAACAGAATGGCAGAAAATAAAAAAGGACTGACCAGCTATTGCTAATCAGTCCTTCATTCTTGAGCTCCCCGGGTAGGATTCGAACCTACGACCCATCGGTTAACAGCCGATTGCTCTGCCGCTGAGCTACCGAGGAATGTTACTCTTTTGAAAATCTTTCAACCGTCTCAAAGAGAGGACAAATATAATAGATTTAGGTTACTCGAGTCAAGAATTTTTTTAGCTTTTTTTGTAGCTAACTTTCTCAAGTATCAGTCCGTGTGCCGCGGCCCCATGACCATTCTTATTTTTACTGGGTTTATCAATCATATCTTCAAATTCCTGAACTGGTCGTTTGCCCTTTCCTACTTCTAACATTGTCCCAACCAACCTGCGTACCATGTGACGTACAAACCGATTGGCTTCGATATGGTAACTAAGTTGGCAATCTTCCTCAGTAAAATACGACTCCATTACCTCACATACCGAATCAGGATTGTCATTATCCGGCTTGGTAAAGCTATCAAAATTGTGCGTACCCTGAACTTTTTGTGCGCAATTGTGCATAGCATCCAAATCCAGATCATCAAGTACCATTTCAGCAAAAGACCGCTTCAAGGGAGCCGGGCGGCGGATAATCTGATAGCGATAACGTCGCGCAGTAGCATCAAAACGGGCATGAAAATCATCCGCAACCTGCTGAATATCCCAAACAGCAATATCATGCGGTAACACTCCTAACAGAGCATACAATATTTTATGGGGATCCAGTTCAGTTGGGAAATCAAAATGGGCAACTTGCCCTTCAGCATGAACCCCACTGTCGGTACGGCCCTGACCGATGACGTCTACCGGATGCGGCAAAATTCTGGACAGTCCTGATTCAATCTCCTCCTCTACCGTATTGCTGTTGGGCTGTTTTTGCCAACCGCTATAACGAGTACCTTCAAACTCTATCAAGATCTTATAGCGTGGCATGGATTAAAACGCTTCCTTAAATATGAGTTAAACTCAACTTTGATTGAAAGTGATAGACTTGTTTTAGGACTTTTTTCGTTCCCTATCCCAATGTCGAAAAATGGAAACGCTAAATCCAGCCATCAGCAAAAAGGTACCCAGCCATACTACTGATATAAATGGCTTCTCTTCGGCTACCAGCAACACCCACTGCTCTTGAATCTTGGACTCAATACCGCGGATTTTAAGATCGATCCCTCCATTTGATGGGTCCACACTTGTAAACTGAATACTTGCATCTTCATAACCGGGAATTGCTACCGGTGGAGCATAGGTCCAGTTTTCATCATCCTGCAAGTAAATTGAAAATAGTGGGCGGATTGGCACTGACGAATCACTACCCCGCTCCGAAAGCTCAAGATTCGCCCGAATCGCAACTAAGGTACTGTCTCTCAGCTGCTGATCATCGACCTCAGAATAGTCATTAAAGGTCAGATCAAAAATATCAAACTTAACCGTTTCGCCACGAGATAAGCTCACCTCCTGCACTGCTATAGAATCATCTTCTGTTGATGCAAGGCCCGGTCGCTTTTCGGCCGATTCTTTAGCCTGCTCATTTTTACGCTCAACGTACGAACTACCGGCCACATATAAATAGATATCACTCATCCAACCTGTACGCACATCGGGATCAACCGACCACTGAATTTCGGACTGCGAAGATGATGATAACATGGGATACACCTGTGGACTTAACACAAACTGTTCCCCCTCACCATCGGCCGGCTCAAATTTAATACGGTATTGTTGCTGTCCCGGACGCTCTTGATTCTTGAGCGTATATCCTTCATAGGTCACCTTATAACGGTCATCAAGAATTTTAGGTTGATCCAGGTTGAGCTCTAAAAATTCAACTTTCTGCGTCTTTTGAAATCCCTGCTCATCCGTAACTTCACCGCGTTCAATAGCAGCATTATAATTTTTAACGGACTCATCCAGCAGCATCTCGTTATAAGCCGACGAAGCCAAAATACCGAGCAGCAATATCCCAAACCCAATATGAGTAAGCGTACCACCTATAAGCATGGGATTCCGATGAATTAGCCGATACATAACCACAGAATTCCCCACCACGGCAAACCATGCTGCTAATAGGTATACCATGTAATAGAGGTTTCGAACATCCCCGATAATAATCGTAGCCAACGTAAGCGCACATGAAATTGCTACCGGCCACAACAAGTCAGCAGCCAACGATTCCGCATCCTGACGCTTCCAAAACAGGAACTGCCCCAATACTG of the Fodinibius sp. Rm-B-1B1-1 genome contains:
- a CDS encoding N-acetyltransferase gives rise to the protein MTDKLTIRPEKERDIKQINIVIESAFKNHPYSNQTEHLLVSDLRDNDALSISLVAVTNQIIVGHIAFSEISINRDHQNWYGLAPVSVTPDYQNQGIGSALITEGLDQLKSLGANGCVLVGEPNFYKQFGFHHHDKLFCDGIPKKYFLVKSFNHHPPSGEITYHRTFSTYN
- a CDS encoding dodecin family protein; the encoded protein is MSLAKVIEVIAEGDTIEQAVENAVKQASETVQNIKNINCENIQAIVTNNSIEKYRVNAKVTFVLGKS
- a CDS encoding DUF2231 domain-containing protein, with protein sequence MELIPHWAPNLHPIIVHFPIAIILLAVLMDFLNFFLPDNWWDDIKSTILYSIGALSGIAAYYTGTWAADSIFVPTGAQSVLNEHSDWAVWTVWFFGIYVMLRIALHWYQKMDPRPIRIALFVLALPGVFLLYETGDHGAEMVFGYGAGTGQLLQQQNIDSMTTDSLQENESTFTVHDNGDWTWEIGPNGVSTLLTEFEWLEGGIQALRPTIRSNNKNHVLQLNPNSSPNFYISKETYQNVQVDYYVDMSNFEGDISLVNHVQDAKNYDFVMLSSDGMISQGRVRNGEREIFEESKYSASGIMFIRTVANGTHFRGYINKEMVVHGHGDAPQAGKIGVRLNGSGSIIIDKISLTQL
- a CDS encoding acyl-CoA desaturase, giving the protein MAEVERVTFNNSTSREFSQTVKQRVNQYFEERNLSKHANTQMVIKTIIMLTLYFGPYALIMSGSFSLGAMWFLTFVMGIGMAGIGFSVSHDALHGAYSSNKHINRALGYTFDLVGANGYIWKITHNIIHHTYTNIHEHDEDLEVAEFIRLSPHSEYKSIHRIQHILAFFAYSLSTFFWVFIKDYKHFAKDNIGPYENKTHPMSEWIILFVTKALYYTYMLVLPLLLLDISWVHLLIGFTTLHLTAGLTVGIVFQLAHVVEGTDHPLPDEDNMIDEHWMIHEMVTTNNFARDNKALCWFVGGLNFQIEHHLFPRICSVHYPAISHIVEKTAKEFDIPYNQHDTFFEAVASHYRTLKKFGDPEFTYSEAHT
- a CDS encoding GIY-YIG nuclease family protein; the encoded protein is MIRRWHQHRQGKGAKYLQACDPQAVVFIEEHPDRSEACQREYKIKS
- the truA gene encoding tRNA pseudouridine(38-40) synthase TruA — its product is MPRYKILIEFEGTRYSGWQKQPNSNTVEEEIESGLSRILPHPVDVIGQGRTDSGVHAEGQVAHFDFPTELDPHKILYALLGVLPHDIAVWDIQQVADDFHARFDATARRYRYQIIRRPAPLKRSFAEMVLDDLDLDAMHNCAQKVQGTHNFDSFTKPDNDNPDSVCEVMESYFTEEDCQLSYHIEANRFVRHMVRRLVGTMLEVGKGKRPVQEFEDMIDKPSKNKNGHGAAAHGLILEKVSYKKS